The segment GGTGAGTGAGTCCGACAGTTCGATGAAGGTGGCTTCCAGTTCCGGTTCGACGTGACCGGCCACCTCGATGCGACTGAGCAGGTACTGCCTGACCGTCCTGGGCCATCGGCCCTCTCGGTGCGCGGCATTGATGATGCTGGCGGCATCCTGGCGGGTGGCGCCACGCCATATGTCCATCAGGCGGTTTTGGAAATCGTCGAACGACCAACCGTCTGTGCGAACTTCGAATTCATCCAGCAGTTTCAGTTTGTACAGGGCCATGTGCGGCATTGTCGCTCTCCCTCTGCGGCTGTAAAAAGTCCGTGCACGAGGAAGCAAATCATCACCTGCCTTGTAAGAAAATGAACGCGTGGTCCATCACGCCCACGTCAATGTAGGACATGTCCGAGCGCTTAACGCAGCCGCAGGTCCATGTGGGTTGTCTGCCAGACCGGGTCGTCCTCGACCTGCAGCAGGGTGAAGCCCTGTCGCTCCCAGAAGCTGACGGCCCCCGGCAGAAACGGATGGGTATGCAGGTAAAAACGGTCGATTTCTTCGCTTGCCGCTTGCGCCGTCAAGGCCCTGAACAAGCGCGCCGCAACGCCGTGCCGGCGATAGGCAGGCAACACGAACAGACGCACGACCTCGACCACACGCTGGTCACCGTAATCGAACTGGGCAAAACGATTGTCATAGGGCAGGTAGCCGATTACGCCCACCAGGTCTGCGCCTGCCCGTGCTTCGATGAACGCGCCGGCGCCTTGCAGATAGACATCATCAAAATGTTCAAGGTCCGCAGGTTTGGGCGCGCTGGCAAGCATCGGAAACAAGTCCCGCCGCGCGGCCTCGACAAAGGCCACGACCTCCTCACGGGTTTCTGGGGTCACGGGGCTCAGGATCAGTTCAGGCATGGGGCAACCGTTGCAGTGAAAGGGCCTGGTTCTACCGCAGCGAGCCCGGCAAGGCAAATGCAACGCTCGTCCAGGACGCGTGCGCACCCCTATAATTGCCCTACTCCACAGCCCACTCAGGCCAAGCCATGCCTCGCCCTTCGAAGTTGCTGCTCATGTTTGCGCTCATCGCCGCGGTCACGGCGTGCGACCAGAAGCCCACGCGTGAAGAACAGATCGTTGCCCAGCTGCCACTGCAGGAGGCTTATGACCACAACATTCAACGCATGGCCGTGCTCCTTGCAGGCAAGTACCCGGACGTGAGCCAAGCCAGCATCGAACAGGTGCTGCGCCGACACCTGACCGTTGACGACCAGCGCCAGGACCTGTTCCGCCTGTACAGCGAACAGAATTTTACCGATGCCGAATTCGCCAGTATCGTCGGCGCCTTGCAGGACCCCGCCAAGGCCCGCGCTTTGGAAAAAACCCCTGAAGGCAAGCGGTTGAGCGAAAAACTCACGGCACTGATGCAGCAAACCGCCGCAGATGCCAAGGTACAGGCGGTGGCTGAACAGCGCATGCAGGACGTGGAGGCAGAACTCCAGGCTCTGGAAAACCCCGCCCCCTGAGCGTCACGCGCTACGCGACGGCTATCGAGGATTGCTTGCCATTCTCCGTATCTGATGATTTCGAGGTCAGGATTGCCAAACACCAAGCATGGATTGCGACTGGACCTGCGCAGGCTCATTCTGGTGCTCTGTGCACTCACTGCACTGGTAATGCTGTGCGCCAGCTATTTTGCCAGCTACCGCGTCCAGCGCCAGTTGCTGATCGATCACGCGCTGGAAGCGAACCGGGTGTACGCCACCAAGCTGGCCAGCATCACCGAAACCTTCATCGGGAACGCCTTGCAGCAATTGCAGTTCAGCGCAGGTGTGCAAGGCCGGCAACTGAGTGACGCCGTGGCCTTGCAGGCTGAAACACACCGCGTGCTGGCGCAGAGCATGGCGTTCAATTCCACCTTCGTGATCGATGCCGACGGCACGTTGCTGTCCGTCTCCCCTGCGCCGCTGCGGCACCTGGTGGGCGGGCGCATGCACTCCCCGGGGGTCGACGAAGCGCTGCACCTGCGGCGTGCGCTGGTCTCTACCCCTTACGTCTCCGCTGCCAACAACTTGGTGGTCACCCTCTCGCAGCCGATCATCGACGAGCAAGGCCGTTACCTGGGCTACGTAGGGGGCACGCTCTACCTGCGCGAACACAACATCCTCAACAGTTTGCTGGGCGAGCATTTCTACAAGGACGGCTCATATCTCTATGTAGTCGACCACCAACGACGCCTGCTCTACCACCCTGATAACCAGCGTGTCGGTACCGTCGTGCAGGGCAATGCCTTGATCGACCAGTTGCCAACGCTGCCCAGCGGCACCCTGGCACTCACCAACAGCCAGAACGTCGAGATGCTAGCAGGCTTCGCCACCGTGCCCAGTGCCCGTTGGGGCGTGGTCGCCCAGCAGCCACTGTCACGCACCGTGGCACCGCTCAATACCCTGGTCCTCAACGTGATAGGTGCATCGGTGCCACTGGCGCTGGTCGGCAGCCTGTTGCTCTGGTGGCTGGCATTGGTCATCGCTCGGCCACTCTGGCAGCTCGCCGCCAGTGCAAGGAGGATGGACAGCGCCAACACGGCCGAAGATTTGCACCGGGTGCGTGCGTGGTATTTCGAGGCAGCTGAGCTCAAGCGAGCGTTGTTGTTCGGCCTGAATTTGCTACACGAACGCATTGGCCGGCTGAACCGCGAAGCCCAGACCGACCCCCTGACAGGGCTGGTCAATCGCCGCGGGCTGGAATTCAGCCTGTCGTTGTTAGAGGCTGAAGGCCGGCGTTTTTCAGCCATCGTCATGGACGTGGATCATTTCAAACGGATCAACGACAGCCACGGGCACGACACAGGCGATGCCGTGCTACGACAACTGGCCCATTCGATGCGCCGCTGTTGTCGGGAAGGCGACTTGCTTTGCCGTACTGGCGGCGAGGAGTTTCTGATGCTATTGCCTGGCGCAGACCTGGCTGTGGCAGCCAGTGTGGCCGAGCGCCTGCGCGCGATCATCGAGGACACCCCGATAGCTCCGGTGGGCGACCTGACTGTGTCGCTTGGAGTGGCGCATTGGGAAGGCACAGACGATGCGGCCGGCACGTTGGCCGCGGCTGACAGAGCGCTTTATCTGGCCAAGCAGAGTGGGCGCAACCGCGTTGTCGTGGCCTAGAGCTCCAACCGCCCCGGTCGTTTCTGGCATCCAAAGGTCGTCCTCGACAAAGCAACCCATAAGCGGGGCCGATCTACTGACAACCACAACAAATGATGGCGCGGCTCGACCGCACCACGCTCGTCATGGCTGCCAATGGAAAATCGGAGAGCACCCGCATGTCCGCACCTCACGAGGTATCCCCTGCCACCCTGCGCAGGGTGATCGCCGCTTCGGCCATCGGCAATTTCGTCGAATGGTTCGACTTCGCCGTCTACGGCTTTCTTGCAACCCTCATCGCCAGCCAGTTCTTCGCCAGTGGCGACCCGAGCGTCGCCTTGCTCAAGACCTTCGCCGTGTTTGCCGTGGCGTTCGCCCTGCGCCCACTGGGTGGCATCGTGTTCGGCGCGCTGGGAGACCGCCTGGGACGCAAGCGCATCCTGTCGCTGACTATCTTGCTGATGGCAGGCTCCACCACCCTCATCGGCCTGCTCCCAACGTATGCCAGCATCGGATTGGCAGCCCCCGTACTGTTGACGCTTGCACGCTGCCTGCAAGGCTTCTCGGCCGGAGGTGAATATGCGGGGGCATGTGCCTACCTGATGGAGCATGCACCAAACGACAAGCGCGCGTTCTACGGCAGCTTCGTGCCGGTCTCGACGTTCTCGGCCTTTGCCTGCGCTGCCGTGATCGCCTACGGCCTGGAAGCAAGCCTGAGCACGGAAGCCATGGCCGCCTGGGGCTGGCGTGTACCGTTTCTGATCGCCGCACCCTTGGGCCTGGTGGGTTTGTACCTGCGCTGGCGCATGGAAGAAACGCCAGCCTTCCGTGAAGCACTGGCGCAAGGCAAGGAACATGAGCATTCGCCCCTCAAGCAGACGCTGCGCCACCATGGACGCGCGATACGCAACCTGGGCGCGTTCATCTCCCTCACCGCACTGTCGTTCTATATGTTCACCACCTACTTTGCCACCTACCTGCAACTGGTGGGCAACCTGACTCGCGCCCAGTCATTGCTGGTGACCACTGTTGCGCTGCTGTTCGCCGCCGCGGGTTGCCCGGTTGCCGGCGCTGTGTCGGATCGCATCGGGCGGCGCAAAACCATTGGCTTTACCTGCTTGTGGGTGATGCTGTGCGTGTTCCCGGCCTACTGGCTGGCCAGCTCGGGGTCGATGTTCGGCGCCCTGCTAGGTGTGGTGCTGCTGGCGGTGGGTGCATTGTCCAGCGGCGTTGTAACGGCGGCCCTGCTATCGGAAAGCTTCCCTACACGTACCCGCTATACAGCCTCGGCCATTACCTATAACGTGGCCTACACCCTGTTCGGCGGCACCGCCCCGCTGGTCGCGACCTGGCTGATCGGGCAGACAGGCAGCAGTCTGGCGCCAGCTTTCTACCTGGTCGTCATTGCCTTGATAGCGCTAGTGGGCGGGCTGGCATTGCCGGAAACTTCGCGGATATCGCTGCACGATGACCCTACTCTCGTTGCGACTGGCAGCGCCGGGCAACCCACCGCCTGACCCGTAAGGGCTGCACCGGCGGCTGCACCGGCAACCCCGCATGGCGCCCGCCCTTCGCAGGCGCTTGCTTGACAAAACGCTCAATCTTCCAGGGGCTTGGGCGGTGCACTGGGCTTGGAGGGCTTGGCCGGTTTTGCATCCTTGGTCTTTTCCTGCGCCGCGGCCGCGGCCGGCTCGGATGCCTTGATCGCTTTCTCACTCGCAGGTAGGTCGTCCACCGCCTTGATGATGGCCTGGGGGTCGAGAACCTCCCCGGTGTCATCGTCCTTGAGCATGTGCCGCTCACCGTCCTTGCCAACGAGGATGACCTTGGTGCCTTTACTGGCACCGAGCTTGAGCTCGCGGATCAGTGCCATGGTGGTCTGCTGCTCAAGGTTCTTGTCGCCCTGTTTCCCCATCATCTGGGCGACGCTGTACAGCACGACGTTACGCTCCTCGAAGGCGGCCTGCGTAGCCGGATCCTCCATGGCCTTGGTAATGGCCCTGAGGGTGGGGTCGGCACTGCTAGGTGCGATGATGACCAATGGCCTTGCCTTGCCCAGCTCCTGGGCCAGTGGCCCATTATTGTCAGCCGCAAAAGCCGGGCTCACAGCGGCGAGCAAGGCGGCGAGGGTCAGTGACCGGACGAGCATGCGCATCTCCTTTTTCTCTCGATCAAACAAAGACTACAGACCTTGGAGAAAGGTCCGACGCAGGAGCCTAAACCAACCCACCCGGCAAGGCGCAACTCAAAAGTAACTGGAGGTGTCCACCCTGCCAGGTGGCGCCCTAGATAGCCCATGCATGCCTATGAGCATAGCTCAACACGCTTATCCTGCGCTGGTACGACGGCCTGCTTCACCTCAGGGTGAGATGGGCTCGGCCGCGCTGTCCAGCGCCTGACGCGTGATGGCCAGCAGAAGAGCGCGCTCGCCTGTCTGGCGTTGCTGTGAAATTTCTTCTGTCTGCTGCAACACCTGCTGTTCGCTCAGATCAGGAGCCTCTTGCA is part of the Pseudomonas parafulva genome and harbors:
- a CDS encoding MFS transporter — protein: MSAPHEVSPATLRRVIAASAIGNFVEWFDFAVYGFLATLIASQFFASGDPSVALLKTFAVFAVAFALRPLGGIVFGALGDRLGRKRILSLTILLMAGSTTLIGLLPTYASIGLAAPVLLTLARCLQGFSAGGEYAGACAYLMEHAPNDKRAFYGSFVPVSTFSAFACAAVIAYGLEASLSTEAMAAWGWRVPFLIAAPLGLVGLYLRWRMEETPAFREALAQGKEHEHSPLKQTLRHHGRAIRNLGAFISLTALSFYMFTTYFATYLQLVGNLTRAQSLLVTTVALLFAAAGCPVAGAVSDRIGRRKTIGFTCLWVMLCVFPAYWLASSGSMFGALLGVVLLAVGALSSGVVTAALLSESFPTRTRYTASAITYNVAYTLFGGTAPLVATWLIGQTGSSLAPAFYLVVIALIALVGGLALPETSRISLHDDPTLVATGSAGQPTA
- a CDS encoding GNAT family N-acetyltransferase; this encodes MPELILSPVTPETREEVVAFVEAARRDLFPMLASAPKPADLEHFDDVYLQGAGAFIEARAGADLVGVIGYLPYDNRFAQFDYGDQRVVEVVRLFVLPAYRRHGVAARLFRALTAQAASEEIDRFYLHTHPFLPGAVSFWERQGFTLLQVEDDPVWQTTHMDLRLR
- a CDS encoding DUF4174 domain-containing protein — translated: MLVRSLTLAALLAAVSPAFAADNNGPLAQELGKARPLVIIAPSSADPTLRAITKAMEDPATQAAFEERNVVLYSVAQMMGKQGDKNLEQQTTMALIRELKLGASKGTKVILVGKDGERHMLKDDDTGEVLDPQAIIKAVDDLPASEKAIKASEPAAAAAQEKTKDAKPAKPSKPSAPPKPLED
- a CDS encoding sensor domain-containing diguanylate cyclase, translated to MPNTKHGLRLDLRRLILVLCALTALVMLCASYFASYRVQRQLLIDHALEANRVYATKLASITETFIGNALQQLQFSAGVQGRQLSDAVALQAETHRVLAQSMAFNSTFVIDADGTLLSVSPAPLRHLVGGRMHSPGVDEALHLRRALVSTPYVSAANNLVVTLSQPIIDEQGRYLGYVGGTLYLREHNILNSLLGEHFYKDGSYLYVVDHQRRLLYHPDNQRVGTVVQGNALIDQLPTLPSGTLALTNSQNVEMLAGFATVPSARWGVVAQQPLSRTVAPLNTLVLNVIGASVPLALVGSLLLWWLALVIARPLWQLAASARRMDSANTAEDLHRVRAWYFEAAELKRALLFGLNLLHERIGRLNREAQTDPLTGLVNRRGLEFSLSLLEAEGRRFSAIVMDVDHFKRINDSHGHDTGDAVLRQLAHSMRRCCREGDLLCRTGGEEFLMLLPGADLAVAASVAERLRAIIEDTPIAPVGDLTVSLGVAHWEGTDDAAGTLAAADRALYLAKQSGRNRVVVA